From a single Okeanomitos corallinicola TIOX110 genomic region:
- a CDS encoding Calx-beta domain-containing protein has translation MTINGTPDNDDLFVIQENEDVFGFEGDDTLDASGGLGNNTLNGGVGNDELFANQNDSLLGGAGEDDLYAVGIGGNNTLNGGDDSDRLFAVEGDNNTLIGATGNDELYIIEGSFNVLRGGSDHDFLRTSSITGDNTLRGGEGDDTLVGYLASDQLFGDDGDDYLYAGKQGTEMRGGAGLDRFYFGNGEIPDVPAVVNDFTQGDDKVVIAGIPQVQTFEDIILEQDGNDTLVKVLIDEVEVTFGILRGITAADLTPADFDFLVPVFSITQASAEEGNTITFTVTRTGDFLNEQTVTVSTSIEDGDTATEGDFTATSQTLTFAQGETSKLFTVQTTEDALFEGDETFTVSLTEATGGAIIDETQSTVQGTINNDDPAPIFSIAAAEALEGEDIVFTVTRTGDAQSHQTVTVSTSIEDGDTATEGDLTTISETLTFAEGETTQIFTVQTTEDALFEGDETFTVSLTEATGGAIIDETQSTVQGTIINDDPAPIFSIAAAEALEGEDIVFTVTRTGDAQSHQTVTVSTSIEDGDTATEGDFTTISETLTFAEGETTQIFTVQTIQDAVVEDNETFTVSLTEATGGAIISDTNGTSQGTITDDDTPAVFSIAAAEAEEGNDIIFTVTRSRDNLTAQTVTVSTSIADGDTANEDDFTSKTEILTFAEGETEKTFTVETTEDNIFEGDETFTVSLTEATGGAIIDETQSTVQGTINNDDPAPIFSIAAAEALEGEDIVFTVTRTGDAQSHQTVTVSTSIEDGDTATEGDFTTISETLTFAEGETSKLFTVQTTEDALFEGDETFTVSLTEATGGAIIDETQSTVQGTIINDDVEIESVFAIASATATEGNNLVFTVTRTGDTTTAQEVEVSTSIEDGDTASENDFIPKTETLTFAEGETEKTFTVASREDFFVEQDEKFTVSLNSATNGATISSTNGTTQGTINDDDVPFSFNNNVFTIKGIAEFVALRATLISSSSSVVNELGVFLVDDEEGRINGVRRGEAGYSELALERARFQGRGIFSALTNLPNRFRTEIETESLTRLLGFNSGQHLEFFLVNNGTIDDFRAGSISSSSIIFAESFTQVIEEESGFRISWRESSTTTEFNSLVIRFESVVELTQEEQFITEITQYQGTNQGECIDFSGYEGTRFRADFSVFREAAFNNEVYFYRVNDFTGSLGTLEATSANRTTYIQEVINSRLVTDIDGELIRFAVDNQGEFRDSAIIEGGSIIAPMIIINGSLSQLTDSNTNNDPRVYFPFLGLNSDGADHIRMLGDNIFGFEDLPGGGDRDFNDVITKFTFTEIV, from the coding sequence ATGACTATTAATGGTACTCCTGATAACGATGACTTGTTTGTAATCCAAGAGAATGAGGATGTTTTTGGCTTTGAGGGTGATGACACCTTAGATGCTAGTGGTGGTTTAGGTAATAACACCCTTAATGGTGGTGTTGGTAATGATGAACTGTTCGCTAACCAAAACGATAGTTTATTAGGTGGTGCTGGTGAAGATGATCTCTATGCAGTAGGGATTGGTGGAAATAATACCCTTAATGGTGGGGACGATAGCGATCGCCTGTTTGCTGTTGAAGGTGATAATAACACTCTGATTGGTGCTACTGGAAATGATGAGCTTTATATCATAGAAGGTAGCTTTAATGTCCTCAGAGGGGGAAGTGATCATGATTTCCTCCGCACATCCAGCATCACAGGAGACAACACTCTCAGAGGTGGAGAAGGTGATGATACCTTGGTTGGATATTTAGCCAGCGATCAGTTATTTGGCGATGATGGCGATGATTATTTATACGCTGGTAAACAAGGTACGGAAATGAGAGGCGGTGCTGGTTTAGACCGCTTTTATTTTGGCAATGGTGAAATTCCTGATGTACCAGCAGTTGTTAATGATTTTACCCAAGGTGATGACAAAGTTGTCATTGCAGGTATTCCCCAAGTGCAAACTTTTGAAGACATCATCCTAGAACAAGATGGTAACGATACACTCGTTAAAGTTCTCATAGATGAAGTTGAAGTCACATTTGGTATTTTAAGAGGTATCACAGCAGCAGACCTAACACCAGCAGACTTTGATTTTCTTGTTCCAGTTTTCTCCATCACTCAAGCATCAGCAGAAGAAGGAAATACCATTACCTTCACCGTTACCCGCACTGGTGATTTTTTAAATGAACAAACTGTAACGGTTTCCACATCTATTGAAGATGGAGATACAGCGACTGAAGGTGACTTTACTGCAACTTCCCAAACCTTAACATTTGCACAGGGAGAAACCAGCAAACTCTTTACTGTACAAACTACTGAAGATGCTTTATTTGAAGGTGATGAAACCTTTACTGTCAGTTTAACTGAAGCTACTGGTGGAGCAATTATTGATGAGACTCAAAGTACAGTTCAGGGTACAATCAACAACGATGATCCAGCGCCCATCTTTAGCATTGCGGCTGCCGAAGCATTAGAAGGTGAAGATATTGTCTTTACTGTCACCAGAACCGGAGATGCTCAATCTCACCAAACAGTAACGGTTTCCACATCTATTGAAGATGGAGATACAGCGACTGAAGGTGACTTGACTACAATTTCTGAAACCCTCACATTTGCAGAGGGAGAAACCACCCAAATCTTCACTGTCCAAACTACCGAAGATGCTTTATTTGAAGGTGATGAAACCTTTACTGTGAGTTTAACTGAAGCTACTGGTGGAGCAATTATTGATGAGACTCAAAGTACAGTTCAGGGTACTATCATTAATGATGATCCAGCACCCATCTTTAGCATTGCTGCTGCCGAAGCATTAGAAGGTGAAGATATTGTCTTTACTGTCACCAGAACCGGAGATGCTCAATCTCACCAAACAGTAACGGTTTCCACATCTATTGAAGATGGAGATACAGCGACTGAAGGTGACTTTACTACAATTTCTGAAACCCTCACATTTGCAGAGGGAGAAACCACCCAAATCTTCACTGTCCAAACTATTCAAGATGCTGTCGTAGAAGACAATGAGACCTTTACTGTCAGTTTAACTGAAGCTACTGGTGGAGCAATTATTAGTGACACGAATGGTACATCTCAAGGAACTATCACTGATGATGATACACCTGCTGTATTTAGTATTGCCGCAGCAGAAGCAGAAGAAGGAAACGACATTATTTTTACAGTTACTCGTTCCAGAGATAACTTGACTGCTCAAACAGTAACGGTTTCCACATCCATAGCAGATGGGGATACAGCTAATGAGGATGACTTTACATCCAAAACAGAAATTCTCACCTTTGCAGAGGGAGAAACCGAAAAAACCTTTACTGTAGAAACAACAGAAGATAACATCTTTGAAGGTGATGAAACCTTTACTGTGAGTTTAACTGAAGCTACTGGTGGAGCAATTATTGATGAGACTCAAAGTACAGTTCAGGGTACAATCAACAACGATGATCCAGCGCCCATCTTTAGCATTGCTGCTGCCGAAGCATTAGAAGGTGAAGATATTGTCTTTACTGTCACCAGAACCGGAGATGCTCAATCTCACCAAACAGTAACGGTTTCCACATCTATTGAAGATGGAGATACAGCGACTGAAGGTGACTTTACTACAATTTCTGAAACCCTCACATTTGCAGAGGGAGAAACCAGCAAACTCTTTACTGTACAAACTACCGAAGATGCTTTATTTGAAGGTGATGAAACCTTTACTGTGAGTTTAACTGAAGCTACTGGTGGAGCAATTATTGATGAGACTCAAAGTACAGTTCAGGGTACTATCATTAATGATGATGTAGAAATAGAGTCAGTATTTGCGATCGCATCAGCAACAGCAACAGAAGGAAATAACCTAGTTTTCACAGTCACCCGTACAGGAGACACAACCACCGCACAAGAAGTGGAAGTATCCACATCCATAGAAGATGGAGATACAGCTAGTGAAAACGACTTCATACCCAAAACCGAAACCCTCACATTTGCAGAGGGAGAAACCGAGAAAACCTTTACCGTTGCATCCAGAGAAGATTTCTTTGTAGAACAAGATGAAAAATTCACCGTCAGCTTAAACAGTGCTACCAACGGTGCAACTATTAGTTCTACCAACGGTACAACCCAAGGAACAATCAATGATGATGACGTACCATTTAGTTTCAATAACAACGTCTTCACCATCAAAGGAATAGCTGAATTTGTTGCACTCAGAGCCACTCTTATCTCTAGTAGCTCTAGTGTAGTGAATGAATTGGGAGTATTTTTAGTTGATGACGAAGAAGGTAGAATTAATGGTGTAAGACGTGGAGAAGCTGGTTATAGTGAATTAGCTTTAGAACGTGCCAGATTCCAAGGTAGAGGAATTTTCTCGGCGCTGACAAATCTTCCCAATAGATTCAGAACTGAAATTGAAACTGAAAGTCTGACAAGATTACTAGGATTTAATTCTGGTCAACACTTAGAATTCTTCTTAGTCAATAACGGTACAATTGATGATTTCCGGGCTGGTAGTATTTCCAGTAGCAGCATTATCTTTGCGGAATCTTTTACCCAAGTCATTGAAGAAGAGAGTGGCTTCAGAATTTCCTGGAGAGAAAGTAGCACAACTACAGAATTCAATTCTTTAGTAATTAGATTCGAGTCAGTAGTTGAGTTAACCCAAGAAGAACAATTTATCACTGAAATTACCCAATACCAAGGAACTAACCAAGGGGAATGTATTGATTTCAGTGGATATGAAGGTACAAGATTCAGAGCAGATTTTTCTGTATTCCGGGAAGCTGCATTTAACAACGAAGTTTACTTCTACAGAGTAAATGATTTCACAGGTTCATTAGGAACTTTAGAAGCAACATCTGCAAATCGAACTACTTACATCCAAGAAGTAATTAACTCTAGGTTGGTCACAGATATAGATGGTGAACTCATCAGATTTGCTGTTGATAACCAAGGTGAATTTAGAGACAGTGCCATCATTGAAGGTGGTTCAATTATCGCTCCCATGATTATTATCAATGGTAGTTTATCTCAGTTAACTGATAGCAATACCAACAATGATCCGAGAGTTTATTTCCCATTCCTGGGATTAAATTCTGATGGTGCAGATCACATTAGAATGTTAGGTGATAACATCTTTGGTTTTGAAGATTTACCTGGTGGTGGTGATAGAGATTTTAATGATGTGATTACTAAGTTTACATTCACTGAGATTGTGTAA
- a CDS encoding type II toxin-antitoxin system YhaV family toxin: MDIKNSSCREKYQRLIIQVEELKQKDPEGYQQHPATKFLNNINELIFRRIPEDPSAPEFRQGKTLGIDKKHWFRAKFNRRFRLFFRYSSTEKVIIYAWINDENSLRKEGAKTDPYNIFTKMLASGNSPDSWDELLKASDDLESVSEDFDNG; this comes from the coding sequence GTGGACATTAAAAATTCATCCTGCCGTGAAAAATATCAAAGATTAATTATTCAGGTTGAGGAACTTAAACAAAAAGATCCTGAAGGATATCAGCAACATCCAGCTACAAAGTTTCTCAACAACATTAATGAGCTTATTTTTAGGAGAATACCTGAAGATCCTAGCGCACCAGAATTTAGGCAAGGTAAAACATTAGGAATAGATAAAAAGCATTGGTTTCGAGCTAAATTTAATAGAAGATTTCGCTTATTCTTTCGTTATAGCAGTACGGAAAAAGTAATTATTTATGCTTGGATAAATGATGAAAATTCGCTTAGGAAAGAGGGAGCAAAAACAGATCCATACAACATCTTTACTAAAATGCTTGCAAGTGGTAATTCTCCAGATAGTTGGGATGAACTTTTAAAGGCTTCAGATGATCTAGAATCTGTTTCAGAAGATTTTGATAATGGCTGA
- a CDS encoding type II toxin-antitoxin system PrlF family antitoxin, producing MKLRVRKNILASRTAVKRSPKYIVVYHKKGETLGMNRILSPTMTKHYFVKAFLDFLNRDIKKNPSNIEPLTEDMYRRASMLTEGMETNLDEELPEDFMFV from the coding sequence ATGAAACTGAGAGTTCGCAAAAATATACTCGCTTCTCGAACTGCGGTAAAACGTTCCCCCAAGTACATAGTTGTTTATCACAAAAAAGGAGAAACACTAGGAATGAATAGAATATTATCACCAACTATGACAAAGCATTATTTTGTTAAGGCGTTCTTAGATTTCCTTAATAGAGATATCAAGAAAAATCCCAGCAATATTGAACCACTTACAGAAGATATGTATCGTCGTGCATCTATGCTTACAGAAGGAATGGAAACTAATCTGGATGAAGAATTACCAGAGGATTTCATGTTTGTATGA
- a CDS encoding DUF1828 domain-containing protein — translation MTLNICEKINQSIGGLFACSPVNEFIQISTPFILPDGSVIDLFLKEKEESYVLTDLGETFGWLYLQTAAYSLSRNQEIIIKDIVITHGVEQFNGMLITRLKKDDNLADAVLRLSQAIIRIADTNSKLKVPTFEPITEEVTEFLNKKNLTVERDKKFIGMSGTTRTVDFCVHRPHGITLINTLSTPLRRTASIRVDKVFTTWSEISYLKDSKYNFISLVDDSINLWTKNNITLLNRVSDVIKWSNRDDLQKFLE, via the coding sequence ATGACACTCAATATTTGTGAAAAAATTAATCAATCCATTGGAGGGTTATTTGCTTGCTCACCCGTGAATGAATTTATCCAAATATCTACTCCTTTTATTCTTCCTGATGGTAGTGTGATAGATTTATTTTTAAAAGAGAAAGAAGAATCCTACGTATTAACAGATTTAGGTGAAACTTTTGGCTGGCTTTATTTACAAACTGCTGCTTATAGTCTATCAAGAAACCAAGAAATAATTATTAAAGATATAGTTATTACTCATGGAGTTGAGCAATTTAATGGGATGCTAATTACTCGTTTAAAAAAAGATGATAATTTAGCCGATGCAGTTCTTCGTTTATCTCAAGCAATAATTAGAATTGCTGATACTAATAGTAAATTAAAAGTACCAACTTTTGAGCCTATTACCGAAGAAGTAACAGAGTTTTTAAATAAGAAGAATTTAACCGTTGAAAGAGACAAAAAATTTATAGGAATGTCTGGAACTACTAGAACTGTAGATTTTTGCGTCCATCGTCCTCATGGAATTACTTTAATTAATACACTTAGTACCCCTCTTCGCCGAACGGCGAGTATAAGAGTAGATAAAGTTTTTACTACTTGGTCTGAGATTAGTTATTTAAAGGACAGTAAATATAACTTTATTTCATTAGTTGACGATAGTATAAATTTGTGGACTAAAAATAATATCACTTTGTTAAATCGCGTATCTGATGTAATAAAGTGGTCCAATAGAGATGATCTTCAAAAGTTTCTTGAATAA
- the leuS gene encoding leucine--tRNA ligase — protein MESTQRTSYNPAAIEEKWQQTWLELGLDKTPQDKNKPKFYALSMFPYPSGSLHMGHVRNYTITDVIARFKKMQGYRVLHPMGWDAFGLPAENAAIDRGVPPAQWTYKNIDQMKQQLKRLGLSLDWDAELATCSPDYYKWTQWIFLQFLEAGLAYQKEAAVNWDPIDQTVLANEQVDSEGRSWRSGAIVERKLLRQWFLKITDYAEELLNDLDKLPGWPERVKVMQANWIGKSTGAYLEFPIVGLDEKIAVYTTRPDTVYGVSYVVLAPEHPLTQVVTTSDQKAAVEAFIKEVTNQSELERTAEDKPKRGIPTGGKAINPFTGEEVPIWIADYVLYEYGTGAVMGVPAHDVRDFKFAKEQNLAVKVVIVPEIGADENIKSAYTEPGILVNSGEFNGINSVDGKKAITEYAEKQGFGKERVQYRLRDWLISRQRYWGAPIPVIHCPECGIVPVPEKDLPVQLPEEIELSGRGGSPLGQLESWVNVPCPSCGTPAKRETDTMDTFIDSSWYFLRFTDATNAEKIFDCGRVNDWMPVDQYVGGIEHAILHLLYSRFFTKVLRDRGLLNFDEPFQKLLTQGMVQGLTYMNPKKSGKDKWIPSNLVDANNPVDPQTGEPLEKVYATMSKSKGNGVAPEDVINKYGIDTARMFILFKAPPEKDLEWDEADVEGQFRFLNRVWRLVTDYAAAGVCKQKADLEKLSKEEKDVRRAIHLAIQAITEDVQEEYQFNTAISELMKLSNALTDAKCNNSPIYAEGIQTLVIMLAPFAPHIADELWHLLGNKGTVHTQVWPSFDPAALIADEITLVIQIMGKTRGSIQVPSQLDKVELEKYARESEVAKRYIEGKEVKKVIVVPGKLVNFVLG, from the coding sequence GTGGAGTCCACCCAAAGAACATCATACAACCCAGCCGCAATCGAAGAGAAATGGCAACAAACATGGTTAGAATTAGGCTTAGATAAAACACCTCAAGACAAAAACAAACCTAAATTCTACGCGCTTTCCATGTTTCCCTACCCATCCGGTAGCTTGCACATGGGTCACGTCCGCAACTACACCATTACAGACGTAATCGCCCGCTTTAAAAAAATGCAAGGGTATAGAGTATTACATCCAATGGGTTGGGATGCCTTTGGATTACCCGCAGAAAACGCCGCCATTGATCGGGGTGTACCTCCTGCCCAATGGACATATAAAAATATAGACCAGATGAAACAGCAATTAAAACGTCTGGGTTTATCCTTAGATTGGGATGCAGAATTAGCTACCTGTTCCCCTGATTATTATAAGTGGACACAGTGGATTTTTCTACAATTTTTAGAAGCGGGTCTAGCTTATCAAAAAGAAGCGGCTGTAAATTGGGACCCCATTGATCAAACCGTACTAGCTAACGAACAGGTAGACAGTGAAGGACGTTCGTGGCGTAGTGGAGCAATAGTAGAACGTAAATTATTGCGGCAGTGGTTTTTAAAGATTACCGATTATGCCGAAGAATTATTAAATGATTTGGATAAATTACCCGGTTGGCCAGAACGAGTTAAAGTAATGCAAGCTAACTGGATAGGTAAATCCACTGGTGCATATTTAGAATTTCCCATAGTCGGTTTAGATGAAAAAATCGCCGTTTATACCACCCGTCCCGACACCGTTTATGGCGTGAGCTACGTTGTATTAGCCCCAGAACACCCTTTAACTCAAGTTGTCACCACTTCAGACCAAAAAGCGGCTGTAGAGGCTTTTATCAAAGAAGTTACCAACCAAAGCGAATTAGAAAGAACCGCAGAAGACAAACCAAAACGGGGTATACCCACCGGGGGGAAAGCTATCAACCCCTTCACCGGGGAAGAAGTACCCATTTGGATTGCAGATTATGTACTTTATGAATATGGTACAGGTGCGGTGATGGGTGTACCTGCTCATGATGTGCGAGATTTCAAATTTGCAAAGGAACAGAATTTAGCGGTTAAAGTTGTCATTGTTCCCGAAATTGGCGCAGATGAAAATATCAAATCTGCCTATACAGAACCGGGAATTTTAGTTAATTCTGGTGAGTTTAATGGCATAAATTCAGTAGATGGGAAAAAGGCAATTACTGAATATGCAGAAAAACAAGGTTTTGGTAAAGAAAGGGTACAATATCGCTTGCGAGATTGGCTAATTTCTCGTCAACGTTATTGGGGCGCACCTATCCCTGTAATTCATTGTCCTGAATGTGGAATTGTACCCGTACCAGAAAAAGATTTACCTGTACAATTGCCAGAAGAAATTGAATTAAGTGGACGTGGTGGTTCACCTTTAGGACAATTAGAAAGTTGGGTAAATGTTCCTTGTCCAAGTTGCGGTACTCCAGCAAAAAGAGAAACCGACACAATGGACACTTTTATTGATTCTTCTTGGTATTTCTTGCGGTTTACTGATGCCACAAATGCAGAGAAAATTTTTGATTGTGGTAGGGTAAATGATTGGATGCCGGTTGATCAATATGTGGGCGGTATTGAACACGCGATTTTACATTTGTTGTATTCTCGTTTCTTTACCAAGGTGTTAAGAGATAGAGGTTTGTTGAATTTTGATGAACCATTTCAAAAGTTATTAACGCAGGGAATGGTACAGGGGTTAACATACATGAATCCGAAAAAAAGCGGTAAGGATAAATGGATTCCTTCAAATTTAGTTGATGCAAATAATCCTGTTGATCCGCAAACTGGAGAACCTTTAGAAAAGGTTTATGCTACCATGTCTAAATCAAAAGGAAATGGTGTAGCACCGGAAGATGTGATTAATAAATATGGCATTGATACGGCGCGGATGTTCATTTTGTTTAAAGCACCTCCAGAGAAAGATTTGGAATGGGATGAAGCTGATGTTGAGGGGCAATTTAGATTTTTAAATCGGGTTTGGCGTTTGGTTACTGATTACGCTGCGGCGGGAGTTTGTAAGCAAAAAGCTGATTTGGAGAAGTTAAGTAAAGAGGAAAAGGATGTTAGGAGAGCGATTCATTTAGCGATTCAAGCAATTACGGAAGATGTGCAGGAAGAATATCAATTTAATACTGCTATTTCGGAGTTGATGAAGTTAAGTAATGCGTTGACTGATGCTAAGTGTAATAATTCGCCAATTTATGCGGAAGGTATTCAAACTTTGGTGATTATGTTAGCGCCTTTTGCGCCCCATATTGCTGATGAATTATGGCATTTGTTGGGGAATAAGGGGACGGTACATACACAAGTTTGGCCGAGTTTTGATCCTGCGGCTTTGATAGCTGATGAGATTACTTTGGTAATTCAAATTATGGGTAAAACTCGCGGTTCTATTCAAGTTCCTTCGCAGTTAGATAAGGTTGAGTTGGAGAAGTATGCGCGGGAGTCTGAGGTGGCGAAGCGTTATATTGAAGGGAAGGAAGTTAAGAAGGTAATTGTTGTTCCTGGTAAGTTGGTGAATTTCGTTTTGGGTTAG
- a CDS encoding phosphoribosyltransferase family protein — translation MTIFNKLPDLFYLGFYHPQYNYYEDCYEDNEHFNEYSHTILELKNRKHYAINFFLQKFKLFLNNEKIAIATVPPHTSADPSSGIRDLAKQLIKLYPSFSDAVFCLERFKDSHRNRTIDNHLSTIKVNKSSAIKDKKVILLDDVLTTGSSIEACKKLLLDAGAKEVKVIVLGKTMRDVEDTHDFIEQKIDEYLQDSLEEVYFEYRYLMKDDETIQDVLKEEAINEHLEVDEWANEQYSYLDTQEEYDYIEEEVHKRHEIIDEIYHAKLWELRKQKQNEESNFEHDRVMVYEYCQYIQEETHQVLDGCTCFSVCNPFIFYFRDW, via the coding sequence ATGACAATTTTTAATAAGCTACCAGATTTGTTTTATTTAGGCTTTTATCATCCCCAATATAATTACTATGAAGACTGTTATGAAGACAATGAACATTTTAATGAATACAGTCATACCATCTTGGAACTGAAAAATAGAAAACATTATGCAATTAATTTTTTTCTTCAAAAATTTAAACTTTTTTTAAATAATGAAAAGATTGCTATTGCTACTGTTCCACCTCATACATCTGCTGATCCATCTTCAGGTATTCGTGACTTAGCCAAACAATTAATCAAGTTATATCCTAGCTTTTCTGATGCTGTTTTCTGTCTTGAACGTTTTAAAGACTCACATCGTAATCGAACTATAGATAATCATTTAAGCACAATTAAGGTAAATAAATCATCAGCTATAAAAGATAAAAAAGTTATATTGCTAGATGATGTATTAACAACAGGAAGTTCAATTGAAGCTTGTAAAAAGTTGTTACTTGACGCAGGAGCAAAAGAAGTTAAAGTAATTGTCTTAGGAAAAACCATGAGAGATGTTGAAGATACTCATGATTTTATTGAGCAAAAAATAGATGAATATTTACAAGATTCTTTAGAAGAGGTTTATTTTGAATATCGTTATTTAATGAAAGATGATGAAACAATACAAGATGTATTAAAAGAAGAAGCAATTAATGAACATCTAGAAGTAGATGAATGGGCTAATGAGCAGTATAGCTATTTAGATACACAAGAAGAGTATGATTATATAGAAGAGGAAGTTCACAAAAGACATGAAATAATTGATGAAATATATCATGCAAAACTCTGGGAACTGAGGAAACAAAAACAGAATGAAGAGTCAAATTTTGAGCATGATAGAGTTATGGTATATGAGTATTGTCAATATATTCAAGAAGAAACTCATCAAGTCTTAGATGGATGTACTTGTTTCAGTGTTTGTAATCCTTTTATTTTTTATTTTAGAGATTGGTAA
- a CDS encoding Uma2 family endonuclease: MLETVLAEPNVKMPPTQAELPCDDGIPMETQRHKLQMDILIDTIQPWLDQRNDGYVGGNMFVYYSLAQLKNQDFRGPDFFAVLDVPKTERLSWVVWEEGKPPDVVIELLSESTANNDKNAKKLIYQNQMRVSEYFWYDPFNPDDFAGFDLNSGVYQPIPINEKNQLVSKVLNLALVRWQGIYRGVDTTWLRWATLDGELFPTAQENALMAQQKLEEEQQRLEQEKQRAEQEKQRAEQEKQRAEQEKQRAEQEKQRAEQAELQLRQVAINLLQNGMSVEQVAQLTNLDILQVERLIN; the protein is encoded by the coding sequence ATGTTAGAAACTGTTTTGGCTGAACCTAACGTGAAAATGCCTCCCACCCAGGCAGAACTTCCTTGTGATGATGGTATCCCGATGGAGACACAAAGACATAAATTACAAATGGATATTTTAATTGATACCATTCAGCCTTGGTTAGATCAAAGGAATGATGGATATGTGGGAGGCAATATGTTTGTCTACTACAGTTTAGCCCAATTAAAAAATCAAGATTTTCGTGGGCCAGATTTCTTTGCTGTTTTGGATGTGCCAAAAACGGAACGTTTATCTTGGGTGGTTTGGGAAGAAGGAAAACCGCCTGATGTAGTCATTGAATTACTTTCAGAAAGTACAGCTAATAATGATAAAAATGCCAAAAAATTGATTTATCAAAATCAAATGCGGGTGTCTGAATATTTTTGGTATGATCCTTTTAACCCGGATGATTTTGCAGGTTTTGATCTGAATAGTGGTGTATATCAACCAATTCCTATTAATGAAAAAAATCAATTGGTGAGTAAAGTTTTAAATTTAGCTTTGGTGCGTTGGCAGGGTATTTATAGAGGGGTTGATACGACTTGGTTACGCTGGGCTACTTTGGATGGTGAGTTATTTCCTACAGCCCAAGAAAATGCACTAATGGCACAACAAAAATTAGAAGAGGAACAACAAAGATTAGAACAGGAAAAACAGCGTGCAGAACAAGAGAAACAGCGTGCAGAACAAGAGAAACAGCGTGCAGAACAAGAGAAACAGCGTGCAGAACAAGAGAAACAACGTGCAGAACAAGCTGAATTGCAATTAAGACAAGTTGCTATTAATTTGTTACAGAATGGAATGTCTGTAGAACAAGTAGCACAGTTAACAAATTTGGATATTTTGCAAGTGGAAAGATTGATTAATTAG
- a CDS encoding gamma-glutamylcyclotransferase family protein — MLNKSKTEFKNVINVFVYGTLKPGESNYYLCENYVIAAKQAVARGKLFHLPEGYPAMTPGDDQVHGYLLSFPDSQVLRILDELEDYHPNKSGSENLYQREYIEIFQPTGEFLGWAWVYLMTPEKVDQLSGIPQLNGCWTGDS; from the coding sequence ATGCTGAATAAGTCTAAAACTGAATTTAAAAATGTGATTAACGTTTTCGTATACGGTACTTTAAAACCCGGTGAATCAAATTATTACCTGTGTGAAAATTATGTGATAGCAGCAAAACAAGCTGTAGCAAGAGGTAAACTATTTCATCTCCCAGAGGGTTATCCCGCCATGACACCGGGAGATGATCAGGTACATGGTTACTTACTGTCTTTTCCCGACTCCCAAGTTTTACGAATCCTAGACGAATTAGAAGATTATCACCCTAACAAATCAGGATCTGAAAATCTTTATCAACGGGAATATATAGAAATTTTTCAGCCAACCGGAGAATTTTTAGGTTGGGCTTGGGTGTACTTAATGACACCAGAAAAAGTTGATCAATTAAGTGGAATTCCTCAACTTAACGGCTGTTGGACTGGTGACAGCTAA